The following is a genomic window from Takifugu flavidus isolate HTHZ2018 unplaced genomic scaffold, ASM371156v2 ctg371, whole genome shotgun sequence.
TGGTGCTTTTCCATCCTTTCCGCACCAGGACAGATGGTCCAAAAAACTGACCCCAACATGTTTCCTCCACTGTCGTTTCTTATTAAAGATCAAAAGCAAAGATGGTTCCAGCTTTATTTGGATTCAGCAGTGATGAAATGACTGCATAAGTGTGCACGTTCCCCAttagcctgtgtgtttgtttacctgcaGGAACTTTGCAAGAAAACCCGTCTAATTTGGAGCGCGATACAGCCGATCCGCAGCCCCATTCAGGCCATTAATTTGGACAGTATTCAGTCCTCTAGTTTACCTTGCGGAGCACTGACAACCTGACATAAACTTGTTTAGAGACCACCAGGCGAGGGCGACGAGCACCAGAACCGCGATTTTAAGGCAGAGCTTTATCCGAATCCTCCGTGGACCCCCCCCCGTTGATCCGCTCTATTTATATCGCTCGGCTCCCGTGACGTAAGCACCCTCCGCCGTCGAGCCTCCAATGCTGATAAAACCACGTGGGTCTGTTTCGGCGAACAACAACAAACGACTAAATAAAGACTAATCTCTCATTTTTTTAGATTGTCAGGTGAGACACTAACGTGGTTCTGATCATAATCCTGTGATCCGCTAGTCCAGTTTACCCCCAAAACACCGGCTGCGGACCTCTGACACAGATTTAGCTAGTGTTCGCTAAAGCTAAAACTCTGAATATGAACAGGAGCAAATGCAGCACACAGATGTTTCAAagctgatttcacacatttcagaattttattattaaaacaaaaatgaaggcAGGTAATGTTAGCAGGGGTGCATATAATAAAGGACTGGTATCTGACCTGTTTGTGTCAGGGTGATTACGGTCCTAACAGTCTAAATTTATGAAACACATCACATTTACAACCCGGTAATACAACCCTGAAAAAGTACTTTAGCTAGCTTCGGACACGTGCACCCCAATGGTGCAGCACGTCCAATAtggctgtggtggtgctggagcaggACTTCACCAGCAGTTCGTGCAGGAGACGTCATTGTTGGAGGCACATTCACTAATGCGAGTTCTGCAGAGAGACACGAGACAGTCAGAACAGTGGGCTGGGGAACGGCTCCTCTGAAGCTGCCCGTATACTTACTCGCTCACTTCCTTGCATTCGTAGCCGATATTACTGCCCAGTTTCCGCCTTAATACATTTAAACACGTTTGGCAGGTGGACCTGAGCAGACCCAGGGCGGAACTTCAGGTTCTGGACATTTACATGGCAACAACCTCAAACTGGTGACAGGAGAGAACCTAGAACCTTACACGGGTTTCGCCTTTGTGACAAGGACGACGGTCAACTTCGTGACCTCGGAGTTCAACTTCAACGTCGGAACCTCGGTTTCCAGAAAATACTGAAAACAACAGGACACATGTCAGAAAACACCATCTCCACCCATAAACTCGGAAGGTAGCGGAGGGACTGACCTCGATGTCGAAGGGGGTGTCGTTGTTTCCGTCCAGCATCACCGTGGCGTCACCACGGGCAGCCGCTCTGCAAACTGTACACAGATGAGGCCTTGAGAATTTTAGAGGAAACCATCCGTCTGCCTTCACCatgacaaacatttaaacaaccgAACGGCCCCATTTTGAGATGATCTTTTCACGCCTGGTTAGTAATCATGTTTGCATCTCCATCTTTAGCAACAGGTGTGCACAACTGTATTACTACCCACATCAACTTTGTCCCTCCATCCGTGGGTTGCTGCAGCTCGCTCAGGAGAGCACCATGTGACTCCATGCGACCGGCACAAAGCCTCATTGAGGACCCAGACCAAGAGACCATTTTAGCATTCAGCCAGGATTTGTTTTGACTCTCGAGCACTGGAAACATTGTcaaattgtttttataaaatcacCAATCCTTCACTTACTTTAGCTGATCCTTGGGTCCAGAAGGACTCAACCGGGTTTTCTTCGTTGTCTTTGCAGGTCTTCCAGTCAGGGCAGAACCAGGTGAACGTTTCtaggtgacatcagcagatcaGCGTCTCATCAAaggatataaataaaataaaacatttcgaGTTGGGATAAAGCCTCGCCTAATGTAATCACTCAGACTCTGCACTTGTCAAAAATTCCCTGATGCCAAATCAGTCAGTTAATATTAACAATTAAAGTCATATTCGTGAACAGCGCCAGCTCTCTACACAATCAGGCAGCCGGTTCAAAGGACTCAGGCTCTGATGTGCCGATAAATGAGTCAAGTTAGAACTCGTCCTGTAAGTGCACCAcagcatccttctgctgtgttacACATGTTATCAGCTGAGAAACCTTCTGGCTTGGCTAATAATGAAGTTCTTGGTCTTACCACTGCTGCCCTCTTCTCCACACCAGATTAGGTTGTCCAACACCgaccccagcagggtgtcctTCATCGTAACAAAACACTTTGTCTTATCATTGTAGGCATGGACCACATCCTTCGTTTTGCTCCAGAACATGGTCTAAACACCCCGTCAAAATGAAAGGTTATATTTTGCCATGAGCGATCTGAGAGCTGCCACAGGTGGGTAACAGACAGGTGACAAATCGAGGTTACCTTGTCGCGTGGCGTTGTGATGGGGGCCACCTGAAACAGGGGATTGTAGGCATCTTGGGAATTTTACGGGGGTCCCGCCCCACATACGCTTGCTCAAACGTGCTCCATATTGTTTCACAGTTGCTCCTGCAAGGAATAAAAGATCTTCCTTATCTTTAAGACCCCGTTAACAGCTCCCACTGGAACTTCTTTCCGTATTTTTAAGTTTGTCTACAGATTTATACTCAACACTCAATTGTGTAACTACTAAAACTGCTTGTTTGAGTATTTAAACCATGCAGCGCTCACATTAAACAGTCCACCTGCAGAAAGCTCAGAATAAAAGGCCTCTTGTGTGATTTTCTGCAGGTCTGCGGTGCATTCTGTGATCCCAGTCTTGACTTACCCACCGTACTGGTGACACCTGGCGATAAAAGTCTCTTAAAAAATTGAACGTCCGACTGAGTGTCACTCCCAACGTGATCgcgaccaccaccaccagcagcagcaccacagccgcGATGCAGACCCCTCGCTTCATCCTCTCTTCTGCCGACTCACTCCGGAAGTCGCCTCGGCTGCTGCTAAGACGCAGTCCACCTTCTGTCACCCGAGTGCGCTCGCGCACGCTGTCTTATATGCGGCACCCCCGCCGTGACGTCACTGCCCCAACGCTCCGTGTGACATTAAAGTGAAACCAAAGTTAATAAGATTACTGGAACCATGCTGCACTCTTGGTTTGCAGCAGAGTGGCGAGAACCTTTCGGGCTCTTTAGTTACttatgcaaaaaataaataaaaggttgagACCTTTatctaaactgctgctgttgacacACCCTTACTGACGTttccttttaatcctttttaagAATTAAGACTATcgatgaaaaaaagaaattgaattGCGTGCATGAGTTTATCATTAacaggttttaaaagtgaaggaAACGGAAGTTTAGCAGGTTTTAGCTCGTGTCTTTTTTGTATTAAATGCATCGTGTATAACTTAATAATTGAAAATGTTGAATACACATCTGCCCTGAAAGTGAGAGTGACCCACAGCCAAAACCTCAGTCCTGACACCTCCGGTTGTGTTGCATGTTCTCACTCATATGTTACAGAAACACCACGGTTGGATTAACACGTTTCACAAGTGAGAAACGTGACCTTTGAGTCGATTATTAAGCAGCATATTTACTTTGAAAGTTCTGCCGTAGGTGGGATCTGTAAAGGTCAGAAACTCCTGTTCCGACATGCTCAGGACTTTCAAGTTAGCATGaggacctcttcctcttctttatcacctgaatcggactcaccgaccggttctgctTCAGtgttgatgccggcttttgtgaaagctcttccaatacatgaagatggtatcatagcccatgcggctacaatccacccacatatggtggcctaacttgcccgccgctgcctcatagatgtggctgggtgcggttatcttgtcgcggcggcagtaggtgcggaagatggccgccctctcctggtaatccgcgggcagccgctgcgcaacagctGTCCTTGTGCGTATGAagagatgctgcctcctcataaagcaaaaaacagcacgacggacctccttggaagtgctcaatgtccatttcttcagcagtcGCTTTGACCTTTGGAccgtagagacgccccttccagttgttcgctgttccacaacaaactgttccactcggtcttccagctcgggccaccttgctttgttcccgcagaAACTCAGCTTTGTCGTCttcactttcgttcactttcttgttttctccactttctgaccatggactcatttacattaaaatgtctcgcagctgctcgattgccattttcagctgcattttcgatggcctgcagtttaaagtaagcctcatatcctctcttgaccggcgccattttaggggatccttacgcggggtgtgccgctaatcgattggcggagcctttaccgtagtgcacctaccaaaggcgcacagcagattttggaactcagtccacacacaaggcgcaacatattataaggcgcactgtcgatttttgagaaaatctcagtgttttaggtgcgccttatagtcgtgaaaacaCGGTACAAGAAACCAAAAGAACTCTTGAGTGTCTCTGTTTCCAATGTTGCCATTGCTGTGGTTCAGGGCCACGATCAGTTTAACACTATCTTATGCaaagcattatgggatacatggAGTGCTCCGAATAGGGTACAGCACTGACACTGATTTTTGCTCACCGGTCGTTGTCTGCGCACGTCCAGCGGAAACCTCGAGACCGGAGGATTTCGATCAGGTCTAAGACGGATCCTCGACTACAGGATTTcctgagatggaaaaacaactCCTCACTCCTCTTTAGCTCCAGCAAATGTATTCAGAATCAGCCTCTTGGCATCCCAAAGTTTGGCATTTTAGTCCTCAGGGGATGAGTAACCTGATGAGTTTCATTTATGACTGTTTCCTTACATGAAGGGTCCGTCCCGATCGGTCACCACCTTTATGTTGACATGATCCACCCTGCAGGGGTCCAGACTGTCCAGCTCAACACTTCCAAACATGCTGCGAGAACAAAACACAATCATTTCTGATCAAACACATTCGCCACAGATGTGCTTCGGTACCTTTCCCTATTGAAGGCGTAGAAGACGGAGCCGTTGAGCAGCACGGTGACGTTCCCACAGGCCATTTCTGCAAACTGAGACATGAGGGACATCATGTGAGGCCAACGTTTCACTCTGGCGTGCGTGAATAACGGCCGGACGCTCACGTTTTGGGAAGCTCGGCGCCACAGAGAGTACACTGGATGGCGTTCACAGGCTGACCAGCCGGGACAGGAACCAAAGTCAAAGCCTGTGAGAAGCATCGACACCAGtaacaatgttgttttttttgtaaatcagGCATCATTGAAGACGTGGCAGTGGTGCGTTGACGTGTTGGAAAGTTATTCAAAACTACATTCACAGTAAATCCTTGaggagcacagctgcagcttcctgagcGATGGTTGAATTGGGCGTACACGTAAAAAACAAATCCCTTGTGGCGTGTCTGTGTGCTAGTTTGTTAGACAGCAAAGATTTTTTAGCGTTTGAGGTTGCATCTCTGCAGCAGGCCATCAGATTCTGGTTAATTtgaacatcagcagcatccCAGATGTGCTATAATGTGTTTTTCTACCATCATTGTCTTCTTGTCCACACCACAGGAGGTCATTGAACATGTAGCCGGCTAGCGTGTCCTCTAGCGTCCAGAAGTACCGTAAAGCTGCAACGAAGGTCTGCACGAAGGTCTTGGTCTTACTCCAGAAGAGGAACtaaacagaacagaagaaaagccCTCATTTACAGATAGTTAGCCTGATGGTGTGTCAGTAATTCAGACCTTAAGCAGAACTCTTGCTCACCCGACCACAGGGAAGAGCCCAGGCTTGTGCCATAGCGTAAAACATGTGTCGATAATCCTCCACGGTTGTGTTACAAGGAGTCTGACGGCAGACGGCCTCCTCAAAGTGTCTCCAGATGCTCTCGCAGTCATATCTGCATGTAAAGTTCAGTTATATTCCTCATCACAGCTGTTTTAATACCTCAAACAACAGAAATTCTTTTTTGGGTGTAAAATTTGGCTATTTGCTTTGGTTTCTTTGATGGCACGAAGACTCTTGTTTAGTCGTTGTTGTTAGGGTTCAGACTTCTCCAAGTTTCCTTCTTTAAATATGAGTAACCTCCCCAACTGGAAAGAACCAAATCTGATGACTATGCTGCAGACTGTGTGGCGTTTGCCATGGTTAAGGTAGTGGCATATCATGTGTCGACCACTCAGGATGCTGCAACGCCGGGCTGTCGGTCGCTAGCAAGAAGGTAACGGCTTACACGTTCCTCAACCTGGCCGGCCCAGAAGCTCTGGATAAACTCGACACATTCGACTTTGAGAGGGAAGAGGATCGCGAGGACCTCGACGTCCTCGTACAGAAGTTTGACCAGCTCTGCCTGCCAGTGAAAAACGTAATTATGGACAGACATGCATTCAACACAACCAACCAGAAACAACAGGAGTCTGTCCAGTCTTATGTTGCCACGCTGAAGGTAATGGCCAAGAAATGTGACTTCGGTGCGCTACATGATGAACTGGTTGGGAACCGTCTGGTTTGCGGCATCCACGATGACAGGTCCGCGCCCAGCTCTTAAAACAGAAAACGTTGAAATCTGCATGCTGCATGAACGGTTGGGGAGGGCcaacagagaaataaagaagGAAGCGGAGGTGTGCATGGTCCACTTCAACCAGTGTACAAACTGAGGTGGTCAACATGCACCCCAGCGCAGCAAATGTCCTGATTTTAACAAGTGCTGTAATGTCTGCAGAAAACCCAACCACTTTTCGAGATGCTGCAGATCAGGAAAACCACTGGGCACCATCAGACCAGCACGGCCCCTGTCCCCCACTGCACGCAAGGGCTGATACACGTACGTGAGTGAGCTTGACGTACAGCCGACACAAGAGCCAGCGGATGTGTTTCACACTGAGAGCGTGGAAATGTTTTACTGCGAAAGCATAGACCAACCACAGGATGTGTGTGACCGAGATGAAAGGTTTGCTAAGCTATCCGCATGCAACACGGGCAGGCAGCTACGTGTAAAGATTGACACTGGGGCCAAATGTAACGTAATATCCAGGGCGCTCCTGCAGCACACTGACCCCACTGCCCGCATTAATCCCGACAAGAAGGCAAATCTTGTTGCCTACGGGGGTCACAATATTCAGACTCTTGGTGCAGCAGATGTGAATTTAACCTGTGGCCTACTGCAATTTCAAATTGTGGACAGAAACATCAAGCCCTTGCTGGGTCTCAGAGACAGTGTCAGACTGGGTTTTGTGACTTTTGGTCCGGAAGTGCATGCCCTCACCCAACAGGAACCACCTGAGCTATTGGAATACAAAGACCTGTTCAACAATGACACCATCGGCAAACTGCCTGTAGTGTACCACATGCGCCTTGATCACTCCGTGCCCCCCACCATATGTGCCCCGAGGCGGGTGCCACTGGCCATGAGGGACAAAATCGTGGCAGAACTGCAGAGAATGACTAACATGGAGGTCATCACACCAATCCAGGAACACACTGAATGGGTTTCAGCAATGGTGGCCGCGAAGAAAAAAGACGGCACCATCAGACTATGCATTGACCCTGTCAACCTTAACAAGGCCCTCCTCTGGCCCCATCACCCCCTGAAGACTGTGGAGGAGGTGATCACTGACATGCCAGATGCCAAAATGTTCAGCATTCTGGATGCAAAGTGTGGCTTCTGGCAGGTGCCACTCAGCGAGGAATCCTCAAGACTCACCACCTTCATGACCCCAGTGGGCTGCTACACCTTCCTACGCATGCCCTATGGCATCACCACGGGCAGTGAGGTCTTCCAAAGGTGCATGGAGCAGATTGACGACAACCTCGTGTGGGGCCGCTCTAGGGAGGATGCTGT
Proteins encoded in this region:
- the LOC130520404 gene encoding ADP-ribosyl cyclase/cyclic ADP-ribose hydrolase 1-like, giving the protein MFYAMAQAWALPCGRFLFWSKTKTFVQTFVAALRYFWTLEDTLAGYMFNDLLWCGQEDNDGFDFGSCPGWSACERHPVYSLWRRASQNFAEMACGNVTVLLNGSVFYAFNRESMFGSVELDSLDPCRVDHVNIKVVTDRDGPFMKSCSRGSVLDLIEILRSRGFRWTCADNDR